The genomic segment ACCGCGCGGAGCCTCAAACGCATACAGGCTATCGCCAAGGCGCAGGTGCAACGCGCTGCCGCCTTGCGCATAGGCTTTGAAAAAGGCTTCCCGAAAGGCTTTCATCATGCCCCCACTGCAGAAAGCCTCAGCCTTGAGCGTACTCTTTTGCCCACAATGGCAATGGCAGGGCGGAAAAAAGGATGCGGGCGCACTTTGCCGCGCACAACGCCTTTACGGTCAACAATATTATGACCGTATTCCACCAGATGGGCGTGCGGAGCCCTTACAACGACAATGTAGCCCCCCGCTTCAAACTTAGAGGGGCGTGCCCGGACTGATTTTACAAGCAGCCCTTTAAGCTTCGGGGCACGCTGGCGTGTTTCCGTGGCAATCTCAGCGGCAATATCCGCCATATGCTTATCCACATGCTCATAAAGCATCCGCTCAAGCTCTTTAT from the Oleidesulfovibrio alaskensis DSM 16109 genome contains:
- a CDS encoding HK97 gp10 family phage protein; translation: MLQASFRNLLPTDKELERMLYEHVDKHMADIAAEIATETRQRAPKLKGLLVKSVRARPSKFEAGGYIVVVRAPHAHLVEYGHNIVDRKGVVRGKVRPHPFFRPAIAIVGKRVRSRLRLSAVGA